Proteins from a single region of Nitrospiria bacterium:
- the accC gene encoding acetyl-CoA carboxylase biotin carboxylase subunit — MFKKILVANRSEIAVRIIQACRELGIKTVAVYSEADAQALHVRLADEHLCIGPADAALSYRNIPNILSAAEITGAEAVHPGYGFLAENAHFAEVCQSVGIKFIGPTSENIAMMGDKAKAREIITKQGIPVLPGSQGVISEEKEALEAAKRIGYPVIIKATAGGGGRGMRVVTQEEDFLSAFQTAQAEAKTAFGDSGVYLEKYFLEPRHIEVQILADEKGRTVYLGERDCSIQRRHQKLIEESPSAAVGDALRREIGLVAVAVGRSVNYCNVGTVEFLLDKDQRFYFMEMNTRIQVEHPVTEMVTGIDLIKEQIKIAAGLPLDFRQNDIKVRGHSFECRINAECPDTFTPSPGTISNFRPPGGPGVRVDSAVMCDSVVPPYYDSLIAKLIVHAENRDGAVARMRRALDEFVIEGIKTTIPLHKRIFDDPVFQKGRISTGYLEKFLSSEQARVSG; from the coding sequence GTGTTTAAAAAAATTTTGGTGGCCAATCGAAGTGAAATCGCCGTCCGGATCATCCAAGCCTGCCGTGAGCTTGGAATCAAGACCGTCGCCGTTTATTCGGAGGCCGACGCCCAAGCCCTTCATGTCCGGTTGGCGGATGAACATCTCTGCATCGGGCCGGCGGACGCGGCGCTCAGTTACCGCAATATCCCGAACATCCTCAGCGCGGCCGAGATTACGGGCGCCGAGGCCGTTCATCCTGGATACGGTTTTCTGGCCGAGAACGCGCATTTTGCGGAAGTGTGTCAGTCGGTCGGTATCAAGTTCATCGGGCCGACATCGGAGAATATCGCCATGATGGGGGACAAGGCGAAAGCCCGGGAGATCATAACGAAGCAAGGGATCCCGGTCTTGCCCGGCAGCCAGGGGGTGATTTCGGAAGAAAAGGAGGCCCTGGAGGCGGCCAAGCGCATCGGATATCCGGTCATCATCAAGGCCACCGCGGGCGGGGGAGGACGGGGGATGCGGGTGGTGACGCAGGAGGAGGATTTCCTGTCGGCCTTCCAGACGGCCCAGGCCGAGGCGAAAACCGCTTTCGGGGACAGCGGCGTTTACCTGGAGAAATATTTCCTTGAACCCCGGCACATCGAGGTCCAAATCCTGGCGGATGAAAAAGGCCGTACGGTCTATTTGGGCGAGCGGGACTGTTCCATACAACGCCGGCATCAAAAGCTCATCGAAGAATCGCCGTCGGCCGCGGTCGGTGATGCCCTCCGGAGGGAGATCGGTCTGGTCGCCGTCGCGGTGGGTCGGTCGGTCAATTACTGCAACGTCGGCACCGTGGAGTTTCTCCTGGACAAAGATCAGCGGTTCTATTTTATGGAGATGAATACCCGGATCCAGGTCGAGCATCCGGTGACCGAGATGGTGACCGGAATCGATTTGATCAAGGAGCAGATCAAGATCGCCGCCGGCCTGCCCCTGGACTTCCGTCAAAATGACATCAAGGTGCGCGGTCACAGCTTTGAATGCCGGATCAACGCCGAATGTCCGGACACCTTCACGCCGTCCCCCGGAACGATCTCGAACTTCCGGCCCCCGGGCGGGCCGGGTGTCCGGGTGGATTCCGCGGTGATGTGCGACAGCGTGGTTCCCCCGTATTACGATTCGCTGATCGCCAAACTCATCGTCCATGCCGAAAACCGGGATGGGGCGGTGGCCCGCATGCGACGGGCCTTGGACGAGTTCGTGATCGAAGGAATCAAGACCACGATCCCCCTTCACAAGCGAATCTTTGATGATCCCGTGTTTCAGAAAGGAAGAATCTCGACCGGCTATCTCGAAAAATTTCTCTCTTCGGAGCAGGCCCGAGTCTCCGGTTGA
- the accB gene encoding acetyl-CoA carboxylase biotin carboxyl carrier protein produces the protein MNIKELKELIELIQKGQIAELELEKSGVRVRIKRDRTPAVPVPLTEEAPAASTIPVEAPLPHGASPPSTVPAGWLTLTAPVVGTFYRAPAPDSDPYVEIGSPVKKGQILCVIEAMKLMNEIESEWEGKIVEILVENAQPVEYGAPLFRIEPLAPT, from the coding sequence ATGAACATCAAGGAACTCAAAGAGCTGATTGAGTTAATCCAGAAAGGCCAGATCGCCGAACTGGAGCTGGAAAAATCGGGGGTGCGGGTCCGGATCAAGAGAGACCGCACCCCGGCGGTCCCCGTACCCTTGACCGAGGAAGCGCCGGCGGCTTCGACGATTCCGGTGGAGGCCCCGCTTCCGCATGGGGCTTCGCCCCCGTCCACGGTTCCGGCCGGCTGGCTTACGTTGACGGCGCCGGTCGTGGGGACCTTCTATCGGGCTCCGGCGCCCGATTCGGATCCCTACGTCGAGATCGGCAGTCCGGTCAAAAAGGGACAGATTCTTTGTGTGATCGAGGCGATGAAGCTGATGAACGAGATCGAGTCGGAGTGGGAGGGAAAAATCGTCGAGATCCTGGTCGAGAATGCCCAGCCGGTGGAGTACGGCGCGCCTCTTTTTCGCATCGAGCCGCTCGCCCCGACCTGA
- the efp gene encoding elongation factor P encodes MISTTEFRNGAKVEISGEPFVIVEFQHVKPGKGGAFVRTRLKSLKSGNVLERTYRSGETLEEPDIEEKEMQFLYAQGREYHFMDTSTYEQLAFDQDQLGDSRDFLKENMLVKILIYKGKPLTVEVPTFVALKISRTDPGVRGDTASGGTKPAVLETGATIKVPLYLEEGDVIKVDTRSRAYVERA; translated from the coding sequence GTGATTTCTACGACCGAATTTCGCAACGGCGCCAAGGTGGAAATTTCCGGCGAGCCGTTCGTCATTGTCGAGTTTCAGCATGTCAAACCCGGAAAAGGAGGGGCGTTTGTCCGGACGAGGCTGAAGAGCCTCAAGAGCGGAAATGTCCTCGAGCGCACCTATCGTTCGGGCGAAACGCTGGAGGAGCCGGATATCGAGGAAAAGGAGATGCAGTTCCTGTATGCCCAGGGACGCGAATACCACTTTATGGACACCTCCACCTATGAGCAGTTGGCCTTTGACCAGGATCAGCTGGGGGACAGCCGGGATTTTTTAAAAGAGAACATGCTCGTAAAAATTCTGATCTACAAGGGCAAACCGCTAACCGTGGAAGTTCCGACTTTTGTGGCGCTGAAAATCAGCCGAACGGATCCCGGGGTGAGGGGAGACACGGCCAGCGGCGGGACCAAGCCGGCCGTCCTGGAAACCGGGGCCACGATCAAGGTGCCCTTGTATTTGGAAGAAGGGGATGTCATCAAGGTTGACACCCGATCCCGGGCCTATGTGGAACGGGCCTAG
- the thiE gene encoding thiamine phosphate synthase produces MKSSVASGLTLILDHDSLAGRSLTDVAAQAMAGGVESLQYRAKNLSKRDAYYHALQLRALSRRSGVTFLINDWVDLALAVGADGVHLGQDDLPLSAARSLLGPDRIIGISAHVLEQATEAEAGGADYLGIGPVFSSITKQDRPPLGCEMLRRFREQVRIPIVAIGGISPRNVRQVMTTGVDGVAVVSAILSQSDVKRATADLEKILRSG; encoded by the coding sequence ATGAAATCGTCCGTCGCCTCCGGTCTCACCTTGATCCTGGATCACGATTCGTTGGCGGGTCGGTCCCTGACGGACGTCGCCGCGCAGGCCATGGCCGGCGGTGTGGAATCCCTTCAATACCGCGCGAAAAATCTCTCCAAACGGGATGCCTATTACCATGCCCTCCAACTTCGGGCCTTATCGCGGCGAAGCGGGGTGACCTTCTTGATCAATGACTGGGTGGATCTGGCCCTGGCCGTCGGGGCCGACGGGGTCCATCTCGGACAGGATGATCTTCCCTTGTCGGCGGCGCGTTCCCTCCTTGGGCCGGATCGGATCATCGGCATCTCGGCCCACGTCCTGGAGCAGGCCACGGAGGCCGAGGCCGGGGGGGCGGATTATCTCGGCATCGGCCCGGTTTTCTCGTCGATCACCAAACAGGACCGCCCCCCTCTCGGTTGCGAAATGCTGCGACGATTCCGCGAGCAGGTTCGGATTCCCATCGTCGCCATCGGCGGAATCTCCCCGCGTAATGTCCGTCAGGTGATGACGACCGGGGTCGATGGAGTTGCGGTGGTTTCGGCGATTCTCTCCCAGTCCGATGTGAAACGCGCGACGGCCGATTTGGAAAAAATCCTCCGATCCGGTTGA
- the aroQ gene encoding type II 3-dehydroquinate dehydratase — MDRILVLHGPNLNLLGSRETSVYGAVSLSEIDRQLKTLAEKEGVELTIEQSNSEGELVTLIQKASGRYQALLINPAAYTHTSIALRDAVASVSLPTVEVHLSNIYQRESFRRHSYIAEVSVGQVSGFGAYSYQLGLLAAIHHLRTKPAKA; from the coding sequence GTGGATCGAATACTGGTGCTGCATGGTCCGAATTTGAATCTGCTGGGAAGTCGTGAAACCTCGGTGTATGGGGCCGTCTCCTTGTCCGAGATAGACAGGCAGCTCAAAACGCTGGCCGAGAAAGAAGGGGTGGAACTGACCATCGAGCAGTCCAACTCCGAAGGAGAACTGGTGACTCTGATTCAGAAAGCGTCCGGTCGGTACCAGGCCTTGTTGATCAACCCCGCGGCCTATACCCATACCAGTATTGCGTTGCGCGATGCGGTCGCTTCGGTGAGCCTGCCCACCGTTGAAGTCCACCTGTCGAATATCTATCAGCGCGAGAGCTTTCGCCGGCACTCCTACATCGCGGAAGTCTCCGTCGGACAAGTCAGCGGGTTCGGCGCCTACAGTTATCAATTGGGGCTGTTGGCTGCGATCCACCATTTGAGGACGAAACCGGCGAAGGCCTGA